One Firmicutes bacterium CAG:345 genomic region harbors:
- a CDS encoding acetyltransferase GNAT family (product inferred by homology to UniProt), translating into MNAIFKLDGLVLETERLILRPFKQSDLDDFHEYASVEGVGEMAGWKHHETKEHTQLILDKFISNDKTFAIVLKENNKVIGSLGIEEYGMEEKLSEFFNYNGREIGYVLSKDYWGKEIMPEAVKTVIDYLFNVKNLDFLTCGYYDFNIQSKRVQEKCGFKPYRKLVIETKIGTKEQSILNLLINPKKKIEFIFSHPETLIWKEIIKYESRKLDDDTVKSLIELSKQWQEEDCSYGMIVNTKDNLRKPLYVAVKNDKIIGYIFGHYYKLENKTSYIEVGSNCFMIDEIYVIPSYRSKGVGKELFKLMENEIKESCDYITLSTSTKDYKKILHFYVDELDMNFHSAFLIKDL; encoded by the coding sequence ATGAATGCTATTTTTAAACTTGATGGATTAGTATTAGAAACTGAAAGATTAATATTACGTCCGTTTAAACAATCGGACTTAGATGATTTTCATGAATATGCTTCAGTTGAAGGCGTTGGAGAAATGGCTGGTTGGAAACATCATGAAACAAAAGAACATACGCAATTAATATTAGATAAATTTATTAGTAATGATAAAACATTTGCTATTGTTTTAAAGGAAAACAATAAAGTTATTGGTTCTTTAGGCATTGAAGAATATGGTATGGAGGAAAAACTATCTGAATTTTTTAATTATAATGGAAGAGAAATAGGATATGTTTTATCTAAAGATTATTGGGGAAAAGAAATAATGCCTGAAGCAGTAAAGACTGTGATTGATTATTTATTTAATGTTAAAAATTTAGACTTCCTAACTTGTGGATATTATGACTTTAATATTCAATCTAAAAGAGTTCAAGAAAAGTGTGGCTTTAAACCATATAGAAAACTTGTAATAGAAACAAAAATAGGAACAAAAGAACAATCAATATTAAATTTACTAATTAATCCAAAAAAGAAAATTGAGTTTATATTTTCACATCCAGAAACTTTAATTTGGAAAGAAATCATAAAATATGAATCAAGAAAATTAGATGATGATACAGTAAAGTCTTTAATTGAGTTATCCAAGCAATGGCAAGAAGAAGATTGTTCTTATGGCATGATTGTAAACACTAAGGATAATTTAAGAAAACCTTTATATGTAGCGGTTAAAAATGATAAGATAATTGGATATATTTTTGGACATTATTATAAGCTAGAAAATAAAACATCATACATTGAAGTTGGAAGTAATTGTTTTATGATAGATGAAATATATGTTATTCCTTCATATAGAAGTAAAGGTGTAGGTAAAGAATTATTTAAATTAATGGAAAATGAAATCAAAGAGTCTTGTGATTATATTACATTAAGTACATCTACAAAGGATTATAAAAAAATATTACATTTTTATGTGGATGAGCTAGATATGAATTTTCATAGTGCATTTTTAATTAAAGATTTATAA
- a CDS encoding nimC/NimA family protein (product inferred by homology to UniProt) produces the protein MSEAYKFLKECVSFFVLSINGDFPAERPFGAVMQVGDNLYLSTNDLNEAHKQIRLNGNIQIVAKKPDSREWIRITGVTSECNDIDSKLKDSIINKNNEEARYYMNKIKTLSNNFELPNDYCQE, from the coding sequence ATGAGTGAAGCATACAAGTTTTTAAAAGAATGTGTTTCATTTTTTGTCTTATCTATTAATGGAGATTTTCCAGCTGAGAGACCTTTCGGAGCAGTAATGCAAGTAGGAGATAATTTATATTTATCTACTAATGATTTAAATGAAGCTCATAAACAAATTAGATTAAATGGTAATATTCAAATTGTTGCTAAAAAGCCAGATTCAAGAGAATGGATTAGAATAACTGGTGTAACTAGTGAATGTAATGATATTGATTCAAAATTAAAAGATAGTATTATAAATAAGAACAACGAAGAAGCTAGATATTACATGAATAAAATTAAAACATTATCCAATAATTTCGAACTTCCCAATGATTATTGTCAAGAATAA
- a CDS encoding putative uncharacterized protein (product inferred by homology to UniProt), with the protein MTYKEAVKKLRLKMLMTQKEFTTINRWETGKYVPTIKVRRKLQPYFEKYNIEVDALSSILCYKSIFKTF; encoded by the coding sequence ATGACTTATAAAGAGGCAGTCAAAAAATTAAGACTTAAAATGTTGATGACTCAAAAGGAGTTTACAACTATAAATAGGTGGGAAACAGGTAAATATGTTCCAACTATTAAAGTAAGAAGAAAATTACAACCATATTTTGAAAAGTATAATATTGAGGTGGATGCGTTATCCTCAATTCTTTGCTACAAGAGCATTTTTAAAACGTTTTGA
- a CDS encoding unknown (no significant homology to UniProt), protein MVKNIKIKKVKYFWLYIVLGALGVIASIILAPIWNFWEQCPWKTWGQSILGIIIAAAILFYVGYYLIKKIIRSRGVIQVLYIIECVVLVLIAIGSILTQLQILPIKEICMIIGLIFLSEGVIDLFRAYFHQRDSKTSYPMWRLCIAIGAVTLGTYMFAKPFFQNIVVLWVFVSLLFVLSIALIVFGAMCKPAGKPKKVKENKKNSDNKKAIEEKEEKKEQKIIEPKITEFKPKETKSSSKKDEKEEEKKDK, encoded by the coding sequence ATGGTAAAAAACATTAAAATTAAAAAAGTCAAATATTTCTGGCTTTATATAGTTCTAGGTGCATTAGGAGTCATTGCTTCAATAATTCTTGCACCAATATGGAATTTCTGGGAACAATGCCCTTGGAAAACTTGGGGGCAAAGCATATTAGGAATAATAATTGCCGCCGCTATTTTATTCTATGTTGGCTATTATCTAATAAAAAAGATTATTAGATCAAGAGGTGTAATACAAGTTTTATACATAATTGAATGTGTAGTTCTTGTATTAATAGCAATTGGCAGTATTTTAACCCAGCTTCAAATTCTTCCTATTAAAGAAATATGTATGATAATAGGATTAATATTCTTGAGTGAAGGTGTAATTGATTTATTCCGTGCTTATTTTCATCAAAGAGATTCAAAAACAAGTTATCCAATGTGGAGACTTTGCATCGCAATTGGCGCAGTCACGCTTGGAACATATATGTTCGCTAAACCATTTTTCCAAAATATAGTAGTACTTTGGGTCTTTGTTTCATTACTATTTGTATTAAGTATCGCATTGATTGTCTTTGGTGCAATGTGTAAGCCAGCAGGAAAACCAAAAAAAGTCAAAGAAAACAAAAAAAATAGCGATAATAAAAAAGCAATAGAAGAAAAAGAAGAGAAAAAAGAACAAAAAATTATTGAACCAAAAATAACTGAATTTAAACCAAAAGAAACAAAATCTTCTTCAAAAAAAGATGAAAAAGAAGAAGAGAAAAAAGATAAATAA
- a CDS encoding 5'-nucleotidase SurE (product inferred by homology to UniProt), whose product MNILLVNDDGYNAEGILLLQKKLKKYGEVTIVAPKNSMSAKSCSLTIRTGLKVVEESENVYSVEGFPADCTSFGLVELNKHFDLVVSGCNHGLNISDDINYSGTIGACVESIKHKVPAIAFSCEFNFNIVDKYFDKVMNYIIENQLISSKYILNINFPKGNYVKDIKLTKSISTEYDRAYYKHEDGLYYCQRLEICKEIPIDSENYAVNNEIISICPLTNSYFNSNLYDNLIKKI is encoded by the coding sequence ATGAATATTTTATTAGTTAATGATGATGGATATAATGCTGAAGGTATTCTACTTTTGCAAAAGAAATTAAAAAAATATGGTGAAGTAACAATAGTTGCTCCTAAAAACAGCATGTCTGCCAAGTCATGTTCTTTAACAATAAGAACTGGTCTTAAAGTTGTTGAAGAAAGTGAAAACGTGTATTCAGTTGAAGGGTTTCCCGCCGATTGTACTTCTTTTGGTTTGGTTGAATTAAATAAACATTTCGATTTGGTCGTATCTGGTTGTAATCACGGATTAAATATTTCCGATGATATAAATTATTCAGGAACAATAGGAGCTTGTGTTGAAAGTATAAAACATAAAGTACCAGCCATAGCTTTTTCATGTGAATTCAACTTTAATATTGTCGATAAATATTTTGACAAAGTTATGAATTATATTATTGAAAATCAATTGATATCTTCCAAATATATTTTGAATATCAATTTTCCTAAAGGAAATTATGTCAAGGATATAAAACTAACAAAAAGCATCTCTACTGAATACGATAGAGCGTATTATAAACATGAAGATGGACTATACTATTGTCAGAGATTAGAAATATGTAAAGAAATTCCAATCGACTCTGAAAATTATGCAGTAAATAATGAAATTATTAGTATATGCCCTTTGACGAATTCTTATTTTAATTCAAATCTCTATGATAATTTAATCAAAAAAATTTAA
- a CDS encoding putative uncharacterized protein (product inferred by homology to UniProt), with protein sequence MKKYDEVNQMIDDEKERKHKNKKIIFRILGFVFLISGIACMTFGLIDFFKAFSTMEQPTLFYLCFIGVFLITPGIIFLLIGYNRAIYAYFTKDQAIVINELTKNIKPAIDTVSDTMNKNQIECPYCHNKNFKDAKYCSNCGKSLIKKCHYCNSENPLDANYCNNCGKKL encoded by the coding sequence ATGAAAAAATATGATGAAGTTAACCAAATGATAGATGATGAAAAAGAGCGCAAACATAAAAATAAAAAGATAATTTTTAGAATTTTAGGTTTTGTTTTTTTAATTTCTGGTATAGCGTGTATGACATTTGGATTGATTGATTTTTTTAAAGCTTTTTCTACTATGGAACAGCCTACATTATTTTATTTATGTTTTATAGGTGTATTTTTAATAACTCCTGGAATAATTTTCTTATTAATTGGATATAATCGTGCAATATATGCATATTTTACCAAAGATCAAGCAATAGTTATAAATGAATTGACTAAGAATATAAAACCAGCTATTGATACTGTTTCTGATACTATGAATAAAAATCAAATTGAATGTCCATATTGCCATAATAAAAATTTTAAAGATGCAAAATATTGTTCAAATTGCGGAAAGAGTTTAATAAAAAAGTGTCATTATTGTAATTCAGAAAATCCATTAGATGCTAATTATTGTAATAACTGCGGTAAAAAATTATAG
- a CDS encoding unknown (no significant homology to UniProt) → MKSLIVYFSRRGENYAVGNIKEGNAKQAKTIMNAIWDGYELANNL, encoded by the coding sequence ATGAAATCATTAATAGTTTATTTTTCTAGAAGAGGAGAAAACTATGCAGTAGGAAATATTAAAGAAGGCAATGCCAAACAAGCAAAGACAATTATGAATGCTATTTGGGATGGCTATGAATTAGCAAATAACTTATAA
- a CDS encoding unknown (no significant homology to UniProt): protein MKIIDNIIYIQNNKAINFYKDENDCLYISEKDIPNIFLCNNEEIIISDFKKFINRESIDYNENKHIENNIILYNINLVLYYGYYEYLNQTKIFYSFLKENNLTSTIWMYLCDVLENKTNKSSFLKIFKNYENIFSTIEKLKTSEHSKNYSAFFIPDENLINDMISKLKDEYYLNDDFGVLKEKDSFKNITSDFYENYFDYDNLSYENNLSSFTYLFLKAMPYISGNEEILCGIILLDLINNNDLYSKNYTYLNEIDLGIFIKEATENLKEDPLYLKEKITKLFYYEKNPTIRYKDPDSSLLKESTQENIINYIVEFIQKNKAYSGRYDYFRGKEPTKDPNDPFSEFYTSNVYKLHFHCEFNNFKLNVGKSMTKQNTLVFNVDGNAYIEAPIDLNRRDLFILNIYDEIKNKLAPDAFEELETDAIKKLDISLNHKLKDIFDIKKLKFEYIINWNIEITTDNGY, encoded by the coding sequence ATGAAGATAATTGATAATATAATCTATATACAAAATAATAAAGCAATTAATTTTTATAAAGATGAAAATGATTGTCTTTATATTTCTGAAAAAGATATTCCTAATATTTTCTTGTGCAATAATGAGGAAATTATTATAAGTGATTTTAAAAAATTTATTAATAGAGAATCTATTGATTATAATGAAAATAAACATATAGAAAACAATATCATCTTATACAATATTAACTTAGTTTTGTATTATGGATATTATGAATACTTAAATCAAACAAAAATATTTTATTCCTTTTTAAAAGAAAATAATTTAACTTCTACTATCTGGATGTATTTATGTGATGTCTTAGAAAATAAAACCAATAAATCATCTTTTTTAAAAATATTTAAAAATTATGAAAATATTTTTTCTACTATAGAAAAATTAAAAACTTCTGAACATTCCAAAAATTATTCTGCTTTTTTCATTCCAGATGAAAATTTAATTAATGATATGATTTCAAAATTAAAAGATGAATATTATTTAAATGATGATTTTGGTGTTTTAAAAGAAAAAGATAGTTTTAAAAATATTACTTCAGATTTCTATGAAAACTATTTTGATTATGATAATCTTTCTTATGAAAATAATCTTTCTTCCTTTACTTATCTTTTTCTAAAAGCAATGCCTTATATTTCTGGAAATGAAGAAATTTTATGTGGCATAATTCTTTTAGATTTAATTAATAACAATGATTTATATTCAAAAAATTATACTTATTTAAATGAAATTGATTTAGGTATTTTTATCAAAGAAGCAACTGAAAATTTAAAAGAAGATCCTTTGTATTTAAAAGAAAAAATTACTAAGTTATTTTATTATGAAAAAAATCCAACAATAAGATATAAAGATCCAGATTCTTCTTTATTGAAAGAATCAACACAAGAAAACATCATCAATTATATTGTCGAATTTATTCAAAAAAATAAAGCATATAGTGGTAGATATGATTATTTTAGAGGAAAAGAACCAACAAAAGATCCTAATGACCCTTTTAGTGAATTCTATACATCAAATGTTTATAAACTTCATTTTCATTGTGAATTTAATAATTTTAAACTTAATGTCGGAAAAAGTATGACTAAACAAAATACTTTAGTTTTTAATGTCGATGGAAATGCATATATAGAAGCACCAATTGATTTAAATAGACGTGATTTATTTATTCTTAATATATATGATGAAATAAAAAATAAATTAGCTCCTGATGCATTCGAAGAATTAGAAACTGATGCAATAAAAAAATTAGATATTTCATTAAATCATAAATTAAAAGATATTTTTGATATTAAGAAATTAAAATTCGAATATATTATAAATTGGAATATAGAAATAACTACCGATAATGGTTATTAA
- a CDS encoding putative Holliday junction resolvase (product inferred by homology to UniProt), which translates to MKNILAMDLGKTTLGLAISRSGILVTPLTNIKFPAEDYDECIKLLLDTIKFEKIEHIVIGLPLFPSGDPCEMTPVVEEFIKKITPLFPNIDINKVDERNSTVEAAEMLHLNNRKAKNQKSIIDSAAAMIILERFLKQIGQY; encoded by the coding sequence ATGAAAAATATTTTAGCCATGGATTTAGGGAAAACAACGCTGGGACTAGCTATATCTAGATCAGGAATTCTTGTTACTCCTTTAACTAATATCAAGTTTCCTGCAGAAGATTATGATGAATGTATAAAACTTTTACTTGACACAATTAAATTTGAAAAAATAGAGCATATCGTAATTGGACTTCCTTTATTTCCTAGCGGAGATCCTTGTGAAATGACTCCTGTTGTTGAAGAATTTATAAAAAAGATAACTCCTTTATTTCCTAATATAGATATCAACAAAGTTGATGAAAGAAATTCTACCGTAGAAGCTGCTGAAATGCTTCATTTAAATAATAGAAAAGCAAAAAATCAAAAGTCTATTATTGATAGTGCCGCGGCCATGATAATTCTCGAGCGATTTTTAAAACAAATTGGGCAATATTAA
- a CDS encoding cell surface protein (product inferred by homology to UniProt) encodes MLEENELYDKALKIANGEIKYKETIPYSYKSGSTFFIEGIKSASREIEYLNSRFPFCITRDGIAAFEPDIRFLIVNTDEISTDILEDSSIIGLFIMPKVKKIIGEEIYFKVKYLWVHNDNQFFATINNALFNKDITELLFYSHLNDSTAFKIPESVIKINKFAFKGVKHLRTLYVPNNISLDDIDITPSVNIIRY; translated from the coding sequence ATGTTAGAAGAGAATGAATTATATGACAAAGCTTTGAAAATTGCTAATGGTGAAATAAAATATAAAGAAACTATTCCATATTCATATAAATCAGGAAGCACATTTTTTATCGAAGGGATAAAAAGTGCTTCTCGAGAAATAGAGTATTTAAACTCAAGGTTTCCTTTTTGTATTACCAGAGATGGTATTGCTGCTTTTGAGCCTGATATACGTTTTTTAATAGTAAATACCGATGAAATTAGTACTGATATTCTCGAAGATTCTTCTATTATTGGTTTATTTATCATGCCAAAAGTAAAAAAAATAATAGGTGAAGAAATTTATTTCAAAGTAAAGTATTTATGGGTGCATAATGATAATCAGTTTTTTGCAACAATAAATAACGCTCTCTTCAATAAAGATATTACTGAATTATTATTTTATTCTCATTTAAATGATTCAACAGCTTTTAAAATTCCAGAATCAGTTATTAAAATTAATAAATTTGCTTTCAAAGGTGTAAAACATCTTCGTACTCTTTATGTACCAAATAATATTTCACTTGATGATATCGATATTACTCCTTCAGTTAACATCATACGCTATTAA
- a CDS encoding unknown (no significant homology to UniProt) translates to MKENLENNLNITISFDNKYNGNKKDRIRYKTSNFSLVFIGGLIIFCAGIYLMFFHFRPRPIGIQKYEAIFIFVLGIVLIIASPFAFIFSKMNAKFDGEIMFNIKKDESNPDYQLNVTGYKKEKLCKETCIINSIEAKKLSTK, encoded by the coding sequence ATGAAAGAAAACTTGGAAAATAATTTAAATATAACAATATCATTTGATAATAAATATAACGGAAATAAAAAAGATAGAATACGATATAAAACATCAAATTTCTCATTAGTCTTTATAGGAGGATTAATTATTTTTTGTGCTGGAATTTACCTAATGTTTTTCCATTTTCGTCCTAGACCAATTGGAATTCAAAAATATGAAGCAATATTTATATTTGTTTTAGGTATAGTATTAATAATAGCATCTCCTTTTGCTTTCATTTTTTCAAAGATGAATGCCAAATTTGATGGGGAAATTATGTTTAACATAAAAAAAGATGAATCTAATCCTGATTATCAATTAAATGTTACTGGATATAAAAAAGAAAAATTATGCAAAGAAACTTGTATTATAAATTCAATCGAAGCAAAAAAACTTTCTACGAAATAA
- a CDS encoding unknown (no significant homology to UniProt), translating to MLYLEAVLASFYFAFTRFNLKGAKILHDLTRGAKNLQDLTRFEF from the coding sequence ATGCTTTATTTAGAGGCAGTATTAGCATCTTTTTATTTTGCTTTTACACGATTTAACCTTAAGGGTGCTAAAATTCTACACGATTTGACTAGGGGTGCTAAAAATTTACAAGATTTAACACGATTTGAATTTTGA
- a CDS encoding putative uncharacterized protein (product inferred by homology to UniProt), with protein MKKIDLSEHFTFKKLLLFSIPSIFMMIISCIYGIVDGLFITNIIGDDAFTGINLIMPVVMIVGTIGTMFGTGGGALISKFLGEGDKEKANRLLSTFSIFIFILTAIIGFILLILIEPISYAIGADESTIQYCVPYGRILLAFMPFYALQLAYQNLIIVAGKPHFGLIITIIAGLVNGLFDFLFIYVFNFGVQGAAFATILSQVFGAIIPLVYFFRKKTSSLIHFEKPILNFKDIGKAAYNGSSEMASNVSMSLINMLYNIQLLQIFGKGGVSAYGTIMYVGFIFIGTFFGFSMSVVPIMGYNLGAKRTDELHNVFKKSLIIITTFSLVLTMLAEALSYPLAFIFFSKNQELLDLTTIAIRIYALSYLLSGFNIFGSSMFTGLNNGFVSALISFSRTLIFQVVMIFIISLIFGPYGIWAAMLFAEFFSLIVTVVSIIVNHKRYGYY; from the coding sequence ATGAAGAAAATTGATCTATCTGAACATTTTACTTTTAAAAAACTTTTACTTTTTAGTATCCCATCTATTTTTATGATGATTATTTCATGCATCTATGGAATAGTTGATGGATTATTTATCACCAATATTATAGGTGACGATGCCTTTACAGGAATTAATTTAATCATGCCTGTTGTTATGATTGTCGGTACAATTGGTACTATGTTCGGTACAGGTGGAGGAGCTTTAATTTCAAAATTCTTAGGAGAAGGAGATAAAGAGAAGGCTAACAGATTGCTTTCAACTTTCTCAATATTCATATTTATATTAACAGCTATAATAGGATTTATTTTACTTATTCTTATTGAACCTATTTCTTACGCAATTGGCGCTGATGAAAGCACTATTCAATATTGTGTACCATATGGAAGAATTTTGTTAGCCTTTATGCCTTTTTACGCTTTACAACTCGCTTATCAAAATCTAATAATTGTTGCAGGTAAGCCTCATTTTGGATTAATCATTACAATTATTGCTGGTCTTGTTAACGGATTATTTGATTTTTTGTTCATCTATGTTTTTAATTTCGGAGTTCAAGGAGCTGCGTTTGCAACTATTTTATCCCAAGTCTTTGGAGCAATTATTCCACTTGTTTATTTCTTTAGAAAAAAAACTAGCAGTTTAATCCATTTTGAAAAACCTATCTTAAATTTTAAAGATATTGGCAAAGCTGCTTATAATGGCTCAAGTGAAATGGCATCTAACGTTTCTATGTCCTTAATTAATATGCTATATAACATTCAACTTTTGCAAATATTTGGAAAAGGTGGTGTTAGTGCATATGGAACAATCATGTATGTTGGGTTTATTTTTATTGGAACTTTCTTCGGATTTTCAATGAGTGTTGTACCTATAATGGGATATAACCTGGGAGCTAAACGTACTGATGAATTACATAACGTTTTTAAAAAGAGCTTAATTATTATCACTACTTTTTCATTAGTACTCACAATGCTAGCTGAAGCCTTATCATATCCATTAGCATTTATTTTCTTTTCCAAAAATCAAGAACTTTTAGATCTCACCACAATAGCAATAAGAATTTACGCTTTATCCTATTTATTAAGTGGATTTAATATCTTTGGTTCATCAATGTTCACAGGTTTAAATAATGGGTTTGTATCAGCCTTAATTTCTTTTTCAAGAACATTAATATTCCAAGTAGTAATGATTTTCATAATTTCTTTAATATTTGGGCCTTATGGAATTTGGGCTGCAATGTTATTTGCCGAATTCTTTTCATTAATTGTCACAGTAGTATCAATTATTGTTAATCACAAACGATATGGATATTACTAA
- a CDS encoding type I site-specific deoxyribonuclease (Type I restriction-modification enzyme R subunit) (product inferred by homology to UniProt), with amino-acid sequence MRYPQFFATRAFLKRFEQPEQNGIIWHTQGSGKTALAAFSNRVIKDYFGHKKVVNTRFFFVVDRMDLLRQAKTKFENRGFYLSSLNVYQGIIKICSMDG; translated from the coding sequence ATGCGTTATCCTCAATTCTTTGCTACAAGAGCATTTTTAAAACGTTTTGAGCAACCTGAACAAAATGGTATTATTTGGCATACTCAAGGTTCAGGCAAGACTGCTTTAGCTGCTTTTTCAAATCGTGTTATAAAAGATTACTTTGGACATAAGAAAGTAGTAAATACTAGATTTTTCTTTGTCGTAGATAGAATGGATTTATTAAGACAAGCAAAAACAAAATTTGAAAACAGAGGATTTTACTTATCATCTTTAAATGTTTATCAAGGAATCATTAAAATCTGTTCAATGGATGGATAA
- a CDS encoding unknown (no significant homology to UniProt) produces MAAPKKNNAKAYKRNEIILLSVFGAIWLLGFVLAILGMVAYNLPKLTENNPLYAAQKGFASFLGINGVVDFRILGTVIFLVATIFIIIVLRHYANKYDAIKSKKERRKQMVQDFLSTPSYPAPAVKQEKTAEDTKKAE; encoded by the coding sequence ATGGCTGCTCCTAAGAAAAATAATGCTAAAGCTTATAAAAGAAACGAAATAATTCTTTTATCAGTCTTCGGTGCTATCTGGTTGTTAGGTTTTGTCCTTGCTATTTTAGGAATGGTTGCTTATAACTTACCAAAACTTACTGAAAATAATCCGTTATATGCTGCACAAAAAGGCTTTGCTAGCTTTTTAGGTATAAATGGAGTTGTTGATTTTAGAATATTAGGAACAGTTATATTCTTAGTTGCTACTATATTTATAATTATTGTTTTAAGACATTATGCCAATAAATATGATGCAATTAAATCTAAGAAAGAAAGACGTAAACAAATGGTTCAAGACTTTCTTTCTACACCATCTTATCCTGCTCCAGCTGTAAAACAAGAGAAAACTGCTGAAGATACAAAAAAAGCCGAATAA
- a CDS encoding unknown (no significant homology to UniProt), producing MKNKINKNTIPNDFSIKLVLIDAFPVLFFGLSGIFLGLILNNFLFYIGATICMLSGILKVLWKFIVAKKRKISGHYFCR from the coding sequence ATGAAGAATAAAATAAATAAAAATACTATTCCCAATGACTTTTCTATAAAGCTAGTCTTAATCGATGCATTTCCCGTTTTATTCTTTGGACTTTCGGGAATATTTTTAGGGTTAATTTTAAATAATTTTTTATTTTATATTGGAGCAACAATATGCATGTTATCTGGAATATTAAAGGTTTTATGGAAATTTATAGTTGCTAAAAAAAGAAAAATATCTGGCCATTATTTTTGCAGATGA